Genomic DNA from Salvia miltiorrhiza cultivar Shanhuang (shh) chromosome 1, IMPLAD_Smil_shh, whole genome shotgun sequence:
TACGATGCTGAGCCTATGCTTCGTTCTTGCGGCATTTCCATCAATGCTAACTTTACTCAAGTTGAGGGCCGTGTTCTCCCACCCCCTAAGGTATGTTTTTGGCATACTTATAGTCCTTCCACACTATGTCATGCATATGTGTAAGATTGATTATGACAGTGGTGTTCAATATATTGTTGATAAAATGCATTGTTCCTTTAATGTCTTTATGTTTGAATGCAGCTAAAAGTAGCTAACTGGAGACGATCTGTTTACTCGGAACGGAAGGTGGAATTTCAATAATAAGGTTTAGTGCACGTCACCTTTTCTTTTAGAAAATATCTGAATGTAATTCCATGTTTTTATAACCCCTTGTATGTTCGGACAGAAATTTGTTAATGCTTGCAAGATTGAGCGCTGGGCAGTGGTTAACTTCTCTGCTCGCTGTGATGTGCGCAGCCTGATCAGAGATCTGACGAAAGTTGGTGAATCAAAAGGAATAGTATGTCGTCCATATACTTTTGACCTGGCTGTTTATGTTTGTAAATGACTGGGTTgactatatacaatttttatgttAGACTGTGGAAGAACCATTTGATGTTTTCGAAGAAAATCAGCAGTTCAGACGTGCCCCACCCATGGTTAGAGTGGATAAGATGTTTGAAGAGGTGCAGTCGAAGCTTCCTGGCCCACCAAAGTTTCTACTTTGTTTGCTCCCAGAGCGAAAGAATTGCGACATCTATGGTTTgtgttaatatttttatattcggTAATTTTCTGATAAGAGTTAAGATTAAATTTGATATGACTGTATGATGGACCAATCTTGTAAGGTCCATGGAAGCGCAAAAACCTGTCTGATTTTGGAGTTGTCACTCAGTGCTTGGCTCCCATGAGAGTCAACGATCAGTATCTTACCAATCTTCTGTTGAAGATTAATGCCAAGGTTAATTTCCAAATCAAATTCTATCTCATTTTCCTAGACATTTCTTTGGTAACATTCATCTTAAGATAATCAACTTAAGATTATAGCTTCAGGCTAGTTTGCAGCGTCTTTTGCTCACTTTTACTTTCTGGCAGCTTGGTGGGCTGAAACTCTATGTTAGCCGGTGAGATATCTCCTTCAATTCCTGTAGTATCTAAGTCTCCCACCCTGATTCTTGGCATGGATGTGTCACATGGCTCACCTGGACAATCTGATATTCCATCAATTGCTGCTGTAAGGGCTTTAATCCCCCTTGCtctctatatattatattttcatttccttCATCTTCTGTTTATATCCTTTACAGGATCATTGTTACTGATTTCCTATGGAAGGTTTGATAATTTTGCATCAAATTGTACTTAAGTCAAAATTTAAACTATACAAGTCCATCAAGTTTTTCCTCTTATTTGTACATTCAATGGAGACTTGTGTTGTTTACTATGCAGGTTGTCAGCTCGAGGCAGTGGCCTTCAATTTCTCGCTATAGAGCTTGTGTGCGCACTCAATCTCCGAAGGTTGAGATGATTGATTCACTATACAAACGTGTGTCCGACACTGAAGATGATGGAATCATGAGGTAAGATTTTTGGTTAAAGTTATTTATTGCTGTTGTCTTAACTGTATGGCATTTATTACAGTTCTAGCTCACTCTTGTTTTTCATTGCTCTACTTAGTCTCTGATGTACTGCAATTCAAAATTAGGTCATGTGATAATTGACATTACAACTGGAGCAAACAATCTAACCTGCATCTCTATATTAACTTGAAAAAGTAAAATGCTTGTTTATGATGTGTGACCTAATTTTCTTTCATTCCTATTGTAGGGAGCTTCTGGTGGATTTCTATGTGAGTTCTGGGAAAAGAAAGCCAGATCAGATTATCATATTCAGGTAGCATTGTGAACCTAATATATCTGTCTCACTGGCAAGATGACAAATTGAATCAAGCATATTGAGCAGTATTCGAGTTGTATTTAAGAGGATAATGAAATATACCTTAAATGTATTCCAAATGCCCCAAGTTAAGAAAACAACGGATTTAGAAACTAGATATAGAAATCAAATGTTCTTTGCATTGTGTCCTAATGTAAGATGAGTCCAGTTAAGAAAACAACGAATTTTAACTTCGAGTTTTGAGAAGGGAGTGATACACTGGATCTATCTTGTACTCAATCACTGTCGATAAATTTTTCTGTTGCTTATCAACAAAAAAAGGAAAGTTCTCATAGATTAAGTAGGTTTTTGTTTGAGTTGGGTGTTGGAGTGGCAAGAGTTCACCTTAAGCTGTACGGTTAGATTTCTTGTATTTATGTTTGGTTATTTGCTTTGAATGAACTCAGAGATGGTGTGAGCGAATCACAGTTCAATCAGGTTCTGAATATTGAACTGAACCAAATTATAGAGGTCAGTGCTCCCTCCATTCTCCATTGTCCATCATTGCAATACATATGGCTTATAGTTCTTTGGTTTTCCTTGTAAATGCAATGAGGCATATCTAGTTCTCAACCATTTCTTCCAAACTCTGTAGTCCTGCAAGTTCCTAGATGAAAAATGGAATCCGAAGTTTGTGGTCATTGTTGCACAGAAAAATCACCACACCAAGTTTTTTCTGCCAAATTCTCCTGATAATGTGCAGCCAGGTGATACACTTTCACACTATCATTTTCTTGAATGAAATTTCCTCAATGTCCTATGGGAGTGGAAGAATTTGATTCTCATTGGAGTTTATTGCTATTCCAATTTTACAGGGACAATAATAGACAATAAAGTTTGTCATCCAAGGAACTATGACTTTTACTTGTGTGCACATGCTGGGATGATTGTAAGCatctttttaatttcttttatgcATGCGAGTACTTTTATTTATCAACCATCAAGAATGACGTTTTTTGAGAAATTGTTTAAATTTGTGTATTAAGGTTGGAATTTGTTCTGTGTTTGAATTCATCGTGTATTTATTTTGTAAGTCAAATGCTTTTACATTTATTTCTGCTCCTTGTCTAATTCTGAGCTATGTCGAGTGTCTTGATTTGTTAGATTCCATCAGCAAATCAAGTCATGCTTTATAAGTTATAACTTATGATTTCACTCTTTGAACTTACATACTGTACAGTAGTCTTTGAGTCTTTCCTCGAAATGAGGTTATAGAGGAACCTGCTAACTTGTTTCAATTTTCATTTGTAGGGCACAACGAGGCCTACTCATTACCATGTCCTATTAGATGAGGTGGGCTTTTCGCCCGATGACTTGCAAGAACTTGTCCATTCCCTATCTTATGTGTAAGTGGATCATCAGATCGGGAAAAAACCAATATACACTACAACACTACCGAGTGCAGTGTGTTGAACTCTTTGATTTATCCTAAcactcttgtcatgatctttgcAGTTATCAGCGCAGTACCACGGCTATATCCGTTGGTAATTTAAAGACTAGAAGATTTCTATTTCTATACATCTTCAATGTTGGTGTTCTCGACTTCCAGTTCCTTATCTGACTCTCCTGTTTGTGTGCATTCTGCAGTTGCCCCAATATGCTATGCCCACTTGGCTGCCACCCAGTTGGGCCAGTGGATGAAGTTTGAGGATGCGTCGGAGACTTCATCTAGCCACAACGGGGCTGGGCCAGCTACTGCTCCACCTGTTCCCCCGATGCCTAAGTTGCAGGAGAGTGTGCGTAACTCTATGTTCTTCTGTTAGGGTGCCTGTATTATGTGGACTACTAGGTTGTATGCAGCTTTTCCGCATGACTTGAGACGTTTTCCTATTGAGAGCAGAACTCGTAGCTTTTAGTGTGTTGTATTTAACCGTGCAGATCTCCCCGTTGCGATGTTTTTTGGTTATCTCTGTATTGATCGCACGGGAGGGCAAGCTTGTTTCAGTTGTGGCCTTTGTGAGGGCTCTGAATCTGGCTATGCTCCTAAATTATGCATTAGGGTTTTATCCGACTCCTAAATATCCTGTTGCAAATGCTGATGTGTTGGTTTATATTAGTTTTATTGTCAATGTTAAAAATGAAGCTCCCCTACTTCGAATTCGTGAGTTGACATTGAATTAGAGGTCACGGCAAAAAGTAAGACAGATGAGAAGAAAAGATTGGCGAAGAGAAAGAGTTGAAGAAATTATAGGTCGTCTGGGGAAGTGAGAGTGTATCTTTTGTCTGAATATTGCAAGTGCTGGTGGGGTGGTCTGTGAAGAAAAGTGTGCAACTGTGAGTGTGAGATGTGTTGGGGTTTAGGATTATAATTttcctattttttattttaaatttagtggaatttgaattatatatatatatagtaatggAATCATATAGTACTCAAGCATTGGAATACCAATTCCGgatcatatattttatttatgtggcACATTAAAAATGCGATATGTTGcatcatatattttatttatgtggcACATTAAAAATGCGATCTTCGAAGGGAAAATACACATAGGTAAAAATGAGAATATAAAATTGGCtattaaaaaatacatatagaggtaaaatgagaataaaaaattGGCTATTGAAgaaatatatatctattttttttaatgctaGGATCGCATTCTAcaagaaaatgagtttacacaagaaattaagaaatattGAACATGCCAGTAATGCAGTTGAATATACCAATAAATTTATTGAACGTTTAGAGTTTTTGGGATTCGAAACCTGGATACGTTCAACACAATTACCaaatgtttatcaaaaatctggatgcgaaatttaatcttaattattgaTCATTAGATGGATCATGATTAATGGCTGAAATTGTTTCTCCTTTCTTTGCAAACATTTATTTTCCTATTGAActtcctcatatatatatatatatatatatatatataacactagATAATTCATGAGcttgatatataataaaattttcaatgacttcataatttaaatcaaaataattgaaatttaaattaataattttaaataaatgattTGATTTTAGACTGTCAcaatattcctcaattaaattataattaatactcTCCTCATCCCCTAAATCATACACTATTAAAAGTGTATTATAACAATCATCGATTTAGTGCACTTAAGTGTGATGATGATCCTCACAATTTAGCATAGTCCCAAAGTTCGATTGATATTTCTTTTTTACGGTGAAGATACTGAATGAATTTTGTTGGTTTGATTGTTGAAATGCATTTGAGTAAAATTGTTATCGAAATCACGTCTAAACTTTTGAAATTGTGACTTAAATCATGTctaaatttttgaaattgttaCCGAAATCACATTTGTATATgcctgaaaatttggaaaagaaagACTGTCAAGAATTTACCACAAAAATATTAATGCTAGAAaattgtgttttcatataaCACAAAAATTTGGGTACAACCAGGTGTACTGTACAATCGGGTTGCCCCACACCCAGATCCTAACTCGCATTCTGATCCAACCCGCGTCttgacccaaatcgtgtaaatgacactattcggttatataaatgacacagtaacattttaaaatgttagagtgtcattttcaatcttatagtgccatttaaaatattatagtgtcatttacaatcttatagtgtcaattgtaggaagtgtcatttatatttatgaatagtgtcaattatacacagtgtcatttatacgcaatgTCATTGATATAACATAATAGTATCAATTACaagcagtgtcatttacacaattTGAATCAAGTTGCGGGTTTGGATCAGGATGCGAGTCAGGGTTTGAATTGAATGTGAGTC
This window encodes:
- the LOC131017177 gene encoding LOW QUALITY PROTEIN: protein argonaute 4-like (The sequence of the model RefSeq protein was modified relative to this genomic sequence to represent the inferred CDS: deleted 4 bases in 4 codons): MDPSEHDGNGASEALPPPPPVPPNVTPIKVVTEPEVKKVYRAPMARRGFGTRGNKVPILTNHFKVNVNNVDGHFFHYSVALFYEDGRPVDGKGVGRKVLDRVRDTYDSELAGKEFAYDGEKSLFTVGSLPRNKLEFTVVLEDVTSSRNNGNSSPGGKGSPNESDKKRLRRPYQSKTFKVEISFAAKIPMQAIANALRGQESENSMEAFRVLDIILRQHAAKQGCLLVRQSFFHNDPKNFADVGGGVLGCRGFHSSFRTTQSGLSLNIDVSTTMIIQPGPVADFLCANQNVRDPFSVDWAKAKRTLKNLRITTTPTNQEFKITGLSEKPCREQLFTLKQKSKDGDGEPIEVTVYDYFVKHRNIDLRYSADLPCINVGKPKRPTYFPVELCSLVSLQRYTKALSTFQRSSLVEKSRQKPQERMSVLSNALKINNYDAEPMLRSCGISINANFTQVEGRVLPPPKLKVANGDDLFTRNGRWNFNNKKFVNACKIERWAVVNFSARCDVRSLIRDLTKVGESKGITVEEPFDVFEENQQFRRAPPMVRVDKMFEEVQSKLPGPPKFLLCLLPERKNCDIYGPWKRKNLSDFGVVTQCLAPMRVNDQYLTNLLLKINAKLGGLNSMLAGEISPSIPVVSKSPTLILGMDVSHGSPGQSDIPSIAAVVSSRQWPSISRYRACVRTQSPKVEMIDSLYKRVSDTEDDGIMRELLVDFYVSSGKRKPDQIIIFRDGVSESQFNQVLNIELNQIIESCKFLDEKWNPKFVVIVAQKNHHTKFFLPNSPDNVQPGTIIDNKVCHPRNYDFYLCAHAGMIGTTRPTHYHVLLDEVGFSPDDLQELVHSLSYVYQRSTTAISVVAPICYAHLAATQLGQWMKFEDASETSSSHNGAGPATAPPVPPMPKLQESVRNSMFFC